A stretch of the Lactuca sativa cultivar Salinas chromosome 9, Lsat_Salinas_v11, whole genome shotgun sequence genome encodes the following:
- the LOC111910809 gene encoding uncharacterized protein LOC111910809, whose amino-acid sequence MVGMYMCSVFNHLSARVFNDFIENLDLSDIPLSGPRFTWSDKWGSKFSKLDRFLVTDGFMTAFPHLAGIVLEKNIPDHVPIILLEHMVDYGPIPFREFHSWFDRDGFENIVRDSWMSDLSGTGLDNPWVRFKKKLQRLKSNLRVWNLNYWNLLVTKKKNLQDLIESIDSRLMDGEGSSILREHRVSLLKEVS is encoded by the coding sequence TTTTAATGATTTTATAGAGAATCTTGATCTTTCTGATATTCCTTTGAGTGGACCTCGTTTTACTTGGAGTGATAAATGGGGATCTAAGTTTAGTAAACTTGATAGATTCTTGGTCACAGATGGGTTTATGACTGCTTTTCCTCATCTTGCGGGTATTGTGTTGGAAAAAAATATTCCTGATCATGTTCCGATTATACTTTTGGAGCATATGGTGGATTATGGCCCTATTCCTTTTCGAGAGTTTCATTCATGGTTTGATAGAGATGGTTTTGAGAATATAGTGCGGGATTCCTGGATGAGTGATTTGTCTGGGACGGGTCTGGATAATCCATGGGTGAGATTTAAGAAGAAATTGCAGCGTCTTAAATCTAATCTTAGGGTGTGGAATCTAAATTATTGGAATTTGTTGGTTACTAAAAAGAAAAATCTCCAAGATTTAATTGAATCTATTGATAGTCGTCTGATGGATGGGGAAGGATCTTCTATCTTGAGGGAACATAGGGTTTCTTTATTAAAGGAGGTCTCGTAG